From the genome of Symbiobacterium terraclitae, one region includes:
- a CDS encoding YkoP family protein produces the protein MMRRLIRAWDRLVRKLLAIRPVREGGVLGYSLRRYPGRGLETATGARLRRGDLVLELHLDSRLLAESAAGDTAHKRILRLRRILLEDLKALARQVEADPRLAAAAGLWGLTLLHRGVGFLGFTVAEPDPGTGGRLATWYMRLLLTAYHPEGEDRLQHREEELIAREIFLPMAEFRARYGSRARGG, from the coding sequence ATGATGCGGCGCCTGATCAGAGCGTGGGATCGCCTCGTCCGTAAGCTGCTGGCCATCCGCCCCGTGCGGGAGGGCGGCGTGCTGGGCTACAGCCTGCGCCGCTACCCCGGCCGCGGCCTGGAGACGGCCACCGGGGCGAGGCTCCGCCGGGGCGACCTCGTGCTGGAGCTGCACCTCGACAGCCGGCTGCTGGCGGAGTCCGCCGCCGGCGACACGGCGCACAAGCGCATCCTGCGCCTGCGGCGGATCCTGCTGGAGGACCTGAAGGCGCTGGCCCGGCAGGTGGAGGCGGATCCCCGCCTCGCCGCGGCGGCCGGGCTCTGGGGCCTCACCCTGCTCCACCGGGGCGTGGGCTTCCTGGGCTTCACCGTCGCCGAGCCCGATCCCGGCACGGGCGGCCGCCTGGCCACCTGGTACATGCGGCTGCTGCTCACGGCCTACCACCCGGAGGGTGAGGACCGGCTGCAGCACCGGGAGGAGGAGCTGATCGCCAGGGAGATCTTCCTGCCGATGGCCGAGTTCCGGGCGCGCTACGGGTCCAGGGCGCGGGGCGGGTAA